In the Helianthus annuus cultivar XRQ/B chromosome 11, HanXRQr2.0-SUNRISE, whole genome shotgun sequence genome, one interval contains:
- the LOC110925415 gene encoding uncharacterized protein LOC110925415 → METNMGDAEKENLQQLFEDEEKTLYTGSKFTKLDAVLKLLNLKSKNGWSDKSFTNLLVLLHDMLPEDNELPVSTYQAKKLMCPMGLEVERIHACPNNCILYRNQYANEHKCVKCGASRYKRLKDSDDADDDVKKNGPPAKMLWYLPIIPRLKRLFSNEKEAKLLRWHSDERVIDQKIRHVADSPQWRTIDNKYPEFGKEMRNIRFGLSSDGMNPFGNMSSRRSTWPVLLCIYNLPPWLCMKRKYIMMSLLIQGPRQPGNDIDVYLSPLIDDLKTLWDSGVEVYDAYKKEHFQLHAMIFCTINDFPAYGNLSGYSTKGKKACPVCEDETSSIWLKNCNKTVYMGHRRFLPKGHSFRKKKEEFNGEIETGTMRTRFDAFARVENLNTVLGKRSRDKSGINWKRKSIFWDLPYWRDLNVRHCLDVMHIEKNVCDSLIGLLLNIPGKTKDGINVRKDMVLLNIRKDLAPEQRGDRIYLPPACYNTTKEEKRQFCQCLHDIKVPSTYSSNIKRLVSMKDCKLLGMKSHDCHVLMTHMIPIAIRGLLPDNVRHTITKLCLFFNNIHSKVIDKEDLDKWQKDIYVTLCELEID, encoded by the exons ATGGAGACTAATATGGGTGATGCCGAAAAAGAAAATCTACAACAACTAtttgaagatgaagaaaaaacaTTATATACCGGTTCTAAATTTACGAAACTTGATGCTGTGTTGAAGTTGTTGAACTTGAAATCGAAAAACGGATGGAGCGATAAAAGTTTTACAAATTTATTAGTGCTTTTGCATGACATGCTTCCGGAAGATAATGAATTACCAGTTTCGACATACCAAGCAAAAAAGTTGATGTGTCCGATGGGATTGGAGGTTGAAAGAATACATGCATGTCCAAATAATTGTATATTGTATAGAAATCAGTATGCAAATGAACATAAATGTGTTAAGTGTGGTGCATCCAGGTATAAACGACTAAAAGATTCGGACGACGCTGACGATGATGTGAAAAAAAATGGACCACCAGCTAAAATGTTGTGGTATCTCCCCATTATACCGAGGTTGAAAAGGTTATTTTCAAACGAAAAAGAAGCAAAATTATTACGTTGGCATTCGGATGAACGTGTAATTGACCAAAAAATAAGGCATGTGGCGGATTCACCTCAGTGGAGAACCATTGATAACAAGTATCCTGAATTCGGGAAGGAGATGAGAAACATACGGTTTGGGCTTAGTTCAGACGGGATGAATCCTTTCGGGAACATGAGCAGTCGTCGTAGTACGTGGCCGGTTCTTTTATGCATCTACAATCTTCCACCGTGGTTATGCATGAAACGGAAATACATTATGATGTCGTTGTTGATTCAAGGTCCTAGACAGCCTGGTAATGATATTGATGTGTATTTGTCTCCTTTAATTGATGACTTAAAAACTCTTTGGGATTCGGGTGTAGAAGTATATGATGCATATAAGAAAGAACACTTTCAATTGCATGCCATGATTTTCTGTACAATAAATGATTTTCCAGCATATGGCAACTTGTCAGGATATAGTACGAAGGGTAAGAAAGcttgtcctgtttgtgaagatgAAACAAGCTCAATATGGTTAAAAAATTGCAATAAAACTGTATACATGGGGCATCGACGATTCCTTCCGAAGGGTCATAGTTTTAGGAAGAAAAAAGAGGAGTTTAACGGAGAGATCGAGACCGGAACGATGAGGACGCGGTTTGATGCATTTGCACGAGTTGAAAATCTAAATACTGTGTTGGGAAAAAGATCTCGTGATAAGAGTGGAATCAATTGGAAAAGAAAATCAATCTTTTGGGATTTACCTTACTGGAGAGATTTAAATGTTAGGCATTGTCTAGATGTTATGCACATAGAAAAAAATGTATGTGATAGCTTGATAGGCTTATTATTAAATATTCCGGGTAAAACTAAAGACGGGATTAATGTCCGAAAAGACATGGTACTTTTGAATATACGTAAAGATCTTGCCCCAGAACAAAGAGGCGACCGTATTTATCTGCCACCTGCTTGTTATAACACAACAAAAGAAGAAAAGAGGCAGTTCTGTCAATGTTTACATGATATTAAGGTTCCATCAACTTATTCTTCAAACATTAAAAGATTGGTGTCGATGAAAGATTGTAAATTGCTTGGAATGAAGTCTCATGATTGTCATGTTTTGATGACACATATGATTCCTATCGCGATTCGTGGATTGCTACCTGATAACGTCCGACATACGATCACAaaactttgtttgttttttaacaacATTCACTCAAAGGTTATTGACAAAGAAGACTTGGATAAATGGCAAAAAGATATTTATGTTACCCTTTGTGAACTAGAGAT AGATTAA
- the LOC110925974 gene encoding monosaccharide-sensing protein 1-like, which produces MAISINPDVESNHENGNLSVDETNDNVKTPLLSLNSTSVDKDMIAPVSRSMLNTDQPSESNSVIGIGGGWQLAYTKTEDGKKAGGLQRIYLHQEGGAESRRGSIASLPVADDGDGVRASALVSRSVLCLDDTMAQNPIQSGLIKPQQSTKDVTSWADLSKLVLNKH; this is translated from the coding sequence ATGGCGATCAGCATAAACCCGGATGTAGAGAGTAATCACGAAAATGGGAACTTATCCGTGGACGAAACTAATGATAATGTAAAAACCCCGTTGCTATCGCTTAATTCAACTAGTGTAGATAAAGACATGATTGCTCCGGTTTCTAGGAGTATGTTAAACACAGATCAGCCTAGCGAGTCGAATAGTGTGATAGGgattggtggtgggtggcagttGGCGTATACAAAGACCGAAGACGGGAAGAAAGCGGGCGGGTTGCAGCGGATTTACTTGCACCAGGAGGGTGGTGCAGAATCCAGACGCGGGTCCATTGCTTCACTCCCGGTTGCGGATGATGGTGACGGGGTTCGGGCCTCGGCTCTTGTTAGTAGATCAGTTCTTTGTTTAGATGATACGATGGCTCAGAACCCGATTCAGTCGGGTCTGATCAAACCACAACAGTCTACTAAAGATGTGACAAGTTGGGCTGATCTTTCCAAGCTGGTATTAAACAAGCATTGA